The following coding sequences lie in one Methanohalophilus levihalophilus genomic window:
- a CDS encoding DUF2178 domain-containing protein, with protein MAIDIFSFIPVIIGVVVGFLVSSRKRSKSGEPEHDERTEKVAGKAARSTIVVLMISFAVILWGDIFNLFKLETRETIAILFPVLLLSMLGFVTYYTSKDL; from the coding sequence ATGGCTATAGACATATTCAGTTTTATACCGGTAATCATTGGAGTAGTGGTTGGATTTCTGGTTTCCAGTAGGAAGCGAAGTAAATCTGGAGAGCCTGAACACGACGAAAGAACTGAAAAAGTGGCAGGGAAAGCTGCAAGAAGTACTATTGTTGTGCTGATGATTTCCTTTGCAGTGATTCTCTGGGGAGATATCTTCAATCTATTCAAACTGGAAACAAGAGAAACAATAGCCATATTGTTTCCTGTTTTGCTGCTATCAATGCTGGGATTTGTTACTTACTACACGTCAAAGGATCTATAA
- a CDS encoding TlpA family protein disulfide reductase, whose translation MAFKKILALAVVISFLFISGCTEQGTTDETPAETVDWKNMELTDIATGETFRISDFEGTPVLIESFAVWCPTCLRQQREMQELIDLEGDRIIHISLDTDPNEDEEAVREHFTEHGFEWYFAVPPDEYTQALIDEFGLEVVNAPGAPVILVCEDQSTRFLQRNVKSAEELIAEVEEGC comes from the coding sequence ATGGCTTTTAAGAAAATATTAGCTTTAGCTGTGGTAATATCATTTCTTTTCATTTCAGGATGCACCGAGCAGGGAACTACCGACGAAACTCCTGCTGAAACTGTAGACTGGAAGAACATGGAACTGACCGACATTGCTACAGGTGAGACTTTCAGGATAAGCGATTTTGAGGGAACCCCTGTCCTTATCGAGAGTTTTGCAGTGTGGTGCCCTACCTGTCTCAGGCAACAAAGGGAGATGCAGGAACTCATCGATCTAGAAGGCGATAGGATAATTCACATTTCCCTTGACACTGATCCCAACGAGGACGAGGAAGCGGTCAGGGAACACTTTACAGAGCATGGGTTTGAATGGTATTTCGCCGTCCCGCCGGATGAATATACCCAGGCTTTAATTGACGAGTTCGGACTTGAAGTTGTCAACGCTCCAGGTGCACCGGTCATCCTTGTGTGTGAGGACCAGTCCACAAGATTCCTCCAGAGAAATGTGAAATCCGCAGAAGAATTGATAGCAGAAGTCGAGGAAGGTTGCTGA
- a CDS encoding cytochrome c biogenesis CcdA family protein: MATLLAFLADLSVSFTLGLLTPLTAVCVLPLYPAFLTYLSNQMKNVEEKSKLPIIFGLLVSAGAILFMTLLGLVFTTILQVSLTNVIGVISPIAFGILFVISILLILDYDIGQFLPQKQVGRKGNPFVSAFLYGFFFGAIVVPCNPLFIAALFTKTLLVVDFIQNFLNFVAFGVGISFPLLVFSAISSARSKSIIGFLIKHKRRINLATGSIMLVISVYYLLFVFKIFKGII; this comes from the coding sequence ATGGCAACACTTCTCGCGTTCCTGGCTGATCTTTCCGTTTCATTCACGCTGGGATTGCTCACACCGCTGACTGCAGTATGCGTACTTCCACTGTATCCTGCATTCCTGACCTATCTTTCAAACCAGATGAAGAATGTGGAAGAAAAAAGCAAGCTACCGATTATCTTTGGATTGCTGGTAAGTGCGGGTGCTATCCTTTTCATGACCCTCCTGGGACTGGTATTTACAACCATCCTGCAGGTTTCACTGACAAATGTTATAGGAGTTATCTCCCCGATAGCCTTCGGGATACTGTTTGTGATCAGCATCCTTCTCATACTGGACTATGATATCGGACAGTTCCTTCCACAGAAACAGGTAGGAAGGAAAGGCAATCCGTTTGTCAGTGCATTCCTTTACGGGTTCTTTTTCGGAGCAATCGTTGTTCCCTGCAACCCGCTTTTCATCGCGGCCCTTTTCACCAAGACCCTGCTGGTTGTTGATTTCATCCAGAATTTCCTGAACTTCGTAGCCTTTGGCGTCGGGATAAGTTTCCCGTTGCTTGTCTTCTCGGCAATTTCATCCGCAAGGAGCAAATCAATTATCGGATTCCTTATCAAGCACAAGAGAAGGATCAATCTCGCAACCGGTTCCATCATGCTGGTGATTTCGGTATACTACCTGCTGTTCGTTTTCAAGATCTTTAAGGGAATAATATGA